The following proteins come from a genomic window of Paenibacillus spongiae:
- the hxlB gene encoding 6-phospho-3-hexuloisomerase — MSAAQYTRGILDEVTRTVSSVSEDEIEQFLHHLLEAKRIFVAGAGRSGLMMRSFAMRMMHLGLQAYVVGESVTPGIQEGDLLIIGSGSGETNSLVGMAEKAKRLGALVAAITVKPESTIGRLSDAVLHVPASPKESANGGSTSIQPMGSLFEQSILILCDAIILRAMERQGIDAASMFGRHANLE, encoded by the coding sequence ATGTCTGCAGCCCAGTATACGCGAGGAATCCTCGATGAAGTGACCCGTACCGTATCTTCGGTCTCCGAAGATGAAATCGAACAATTCCTTCATCATCTGCTCGAAGCCAAACGAATTTTCGTGGCGGGCGCAGGGCGTTCCGGTCTGATGATGCGCTCCTTCGCAATGCGCATGATGCATCTGGGGTTGCAAGCCTATGTTGTCGGTGAATCGGTAACGCCCGGAATTCAAGAAGGGGATCTGCTGATCATCGGCTCGGGCTCGGGCGAAACGAACAGTCTGGTCGGCATGGCGGAGAAAGCGAAGCGGCTTGGCGCCCTTGTAGCCGCCATCACGGTGAAGCCGGAATCCACCATCGGCCGGCTGTCGGATGCGGTCCTTCACGTGCCCGCCTCCCCCAAGGAGTCGGCGAATGGAGGATCGACCTCGATCCAGCCTATGGGTTCTCTGTTCGAGCAGAGCATTCTGATTCTGTGCGACGCCATTATTCTGCGGGCGATGGAGAGGCAAGGTATCGACGCCGCATCCATGTTCGGCAGACATGCGAATTTAGAATAA
- a CDS encoding ABC transporter substrate-binding protein: MKKIVSLITALVLVMTVLAACSGNNGGNKPDNGTNAGTGGGDNASKETRTVVFATITNYYTDGLKQAAEEYTKLHPETKVTIDIATDNSAFITSFQAKMAAGGKDAPDIVHANLTGDSPDNNLNKGWLLPLDEFAKKPNPYNNDVSIYDGVDEKYHPNMMTASGKIFMLPFDLVGTGFYYNKKIFEEVGISEAPTTWEDLFAALQKIKDKNYIPLAMPFNIAADYEGWMRTAFMDWTARSLIPEILVQPGDARNTPDVEAVNSKIKYEPGNPMFDVGGIVDEERVQILAQEGRYDNQGPAEQKYWTTLKELSKFYQPGFATSTDADLYKLFISGKAAVYWNGSWQVGQLVQDQKKLGDKGFEWGTFKFPTFKEKDPNFPDEPRGILVPGHQLSIVNKKDPEQQKRTEDFLQYLFSPEVAQKVYETTLAAGQFVQGPSLVKGVTLSDEINGYLEGFKVAGNMNGALGTLSGGNANNDQTLLTEAKALQLQYYMDKIDLAEFLKQKAEFAKKANKKFIEASKFDLDVKTNP; the protein is encoded by the coding sequence ATGAAAAAAATCGTAAGTCTGATTACTGCGCTTGTACTTGTTATGACGGTTCTGGCGGCTTGCTCGGGCAACAATGGCGGTAACAAACCCGATAACGGGACCAACGCCGGGACAGGCGGCGGCGACAATGCAAGCAAAGAAACCCGTACCGTCGTATTTGCTACGATCACGAACTACTACACAGACGGCCTGAAGCAAGCGGCGGAAGAGTATACGAAGCTGCATCCGGAGACGAAGGTCACGATCGATATCGCAACCGATAACAGCGCCTTCATCACTTCGTTCCAGGCGAAGATGGCAGCGGGCGGCAAGGATGCGCCGGATATCGTGCATGCCAACCTGACGGGCGACTCGCCGGACAACAACTTGAACAAAGGCTGGCTGTTGCCGCTTGACGAGTTCGCCAAGAAACCGAACCCATACAACAACGACGTATCCATCTATGATGGCGTCGACGAGAAATATCATCCGAACATGATGACGGCATCGGGCAAGATCTTCATGCTTCCTTTTGACCTGGTCGGTACCGGCTTCTACTACAACAAAAAAATATTCGAAGAAGTCGGCATCTCGGAAGCGCCGACGACGTGGGAAGACCTGTTCGCAGCCCTGCAAAAAATCAAAGACAAGAACTATATCCCGCTTGCAATGCCATTCAACATTGCAGCCGACTATGAAGGATGGATGCGCACCGCATTCATGGACTGGACGGCCAGAAGCTTGATCCCTGAAATTCTGGTTCAGCCGGGCGATGCCCGGAATACGCCGGATGTCGAAGCGGTAAACAGCAAAATCAAGTACGAGCCCGGCAATCCGATGTTCGACGTGGGCGGAATCGTCGACGAAGAACGCGTGCAGATTCTCGCCCAAGAAGGCCGTTACGACAATCAAGGCCCGGCAGAGCAGAAGTACTGGACGACGCTGAAAGAGCTCTCCAAGTTCTATCAGCCAGGTTTTGCGACATCGACGGATGCCGATTTGTATAAATTGTTCATCAGCGGCAAGGCGGCCGTCTATTGGAACGGAAGCTGGCAGGTCGGACAGCTGGTTCAGGATCAGAAGAAGCTGGGCGACAAAGGCTTCGAGTGGGGCACGTTCAAATTCCCGACGTTCAAAGAGAAGGATCCGAACTTCCCTGACGAGCCGCGCGGCATCCTGGTTCCAGGCCACCAGCTCTCCATTGTAAACAAGAAGGATCCGGAGCAGCAGAAGCGTACGGAAGACTTCCTGCAGTATCTGTTCTCGCCTGAGGTAGCGCAGAAGGTATACGAAACGACGCTTGCGGCTGGCCAGTTCGTTCAAGGGCCGAGCCTCGTGAAGGGCGTTACGCTGTCGGATGAAATTAACGGCTATCTGGAAGGCTTTAAAGTAGCAGGAAACATGAACGGTGCCCTAGGAACGTTAAGCGGCGGCAATGCGAATAACGACCAGACGCTCCTGACGGAAGCCAAGGCGCTCCAGCTGCAGTACTACATGGATAAAATCGATTTGGCCGAATTCCTCAAGCAGAAAGCGGAGTTCGCTAAGAAAGCGAATAAGAAATTTATCGAAGCAAGTAAATTCGATCTCGATGTCAAAACGAATCCGTAA
- a CDS encoding carbohydrate ABC transporter permease, which produces MTARIPKWIGGTVLVLLLVLTLIPVLMLLVFSLRDNLDILIDFWSLPDTPKWANYTEAWKVVKDSIFNSLFVCVVTVIGAVFIGSLSGYVFARHQFPLKGLLFLLLIGVMMIPSLLTIVPLYATITNLNLTNSFWGLILPYIAGTQLLGIMLTRTFFESLPEELFEAARMDGAGEWYLYLRIAMPLCVPILITVGIVTFLSVYSDYLWPFIVLKQENQTFTMAAVSLNRAGSSDLGLSTAGYAIGSIPTIIVILFGMKYYIEGMVSGAVKS; this is translated from the coding sequence ATGACCGCTCGTATTCCAAAATGGATCGGAGGCACGGTTTTAGTGCTTCTTCTGGTCCTGACATTGATTCCCGTCCTGATGCTGCTCGTCTTCTCGCTTCGCGACAATCTCGACATCCTGATCGATTTCTGGTCGCTGCCGGATACGCCGAAATGGGCGAATTACACGGAAGCGTGGAAGGTCGTGAAAGACAGCATCTTCAATTCCCTCTTCGTCTGCGTCGTTACCGTGATTGGGGCCGTCTTCATCGGCTCGTTGTCCGGGTACGTGTTTGCGCGTCATCAATTTCCGCTTAAGGGGCTGCTGTTTTTACTTCTCATCGGCGTTATGATGATTCCATCGCTTCTGACGATTGTTCCTTTGTATGCAACCATTACGAATTTGAACTTGACCAACAGCTTCTGGGGATTGATCTTGCCCTATATCGCCGGCACGCAGCTGCTTGGCATTATGCTGACCCGGACATTCTTCGAATCTCTTCCGGAGGAATTATTCGAAGCGGCGCGTATGGACGGTGCGGGGGAATGGTACCTCTACCTTCGGATCGCAATGCCGCTCTGTGTCCCGATTCTCATCACAGTCGGCATTGTTACGTTCCTGTCCGTGTACAGCGACTACCTGTGGCCATTCATCGTCCTTAAGCAAGAGAATCAGACGTTTACGATGGCGGCCGTCAGTCTTAATCGGGCAGGCAGCTCAGACCTCGGGTTGTCCACGGCAGGCTATGCGATCGGCAGTATCCCGACGATTATCGTGATTCTATTCGGAATGAAATACTACATCGAGGGCATGGTTTCAGGTGCCGTGAAGTCTTAG
- a CDS encoding carbohydrate ABC transporter permease, which translates to MNKSARWKKYGTSYLFLVPSFVFVLAFLYYPMILAFFHSFTKWNLVTSEWIGFDNYRNMFSDAIFRKGMLNQLIYTVTDVLKSIIFPLAAAELIYLIGGSRLKYFFRTGFILPMLFPGIVTILLWQNMYDPTNGLINQVLISFGLDSLAKPWLGDESTALWAIIAFGFPFISGLNFLIFYASIGNLSQDQIEAAKIDGANGWQVLTRIHLPLLIPQFKLVTILTIIGSLQDFIKILVMTDGGPGTATINPAILMYKAAFGSSEYGYGSAIGVALFLVILALTIFNLKVLKTDH; encoded by the coding sequence ATGAATAAGAGCGCGCGTTGGAAAAAATACGGCACCTCATATTTGTTTCTCGTTCCGTCGTTTGTTTTCGTGCTCGCCTTTCTCTATTACCCGATGATTCTGGCTTTTTTCCATTCCTTCACCAAATGGAATCTGGTCACGTCAGAATGGATAGGCTTCGATAATTACCGCAATATGTTCAGTGACGCCATCTTCCGCAAGGGGATGCTGAACCAGCTCATCTACACGGTAACGGACGTTCTCAAATCGATCATATTCCCGCTGGCTGCGGCCGAGCTGATCTATTTGATCGGCGGGAGCCGCCTGAAATATTTCTTCCGGACCGGCTTCATTCTGCCGATGCTTTTCCCGGGCATCGTAACGATCCTTCTCTGGCAGAATATGTACGATCCAACCAACGGCTTGATCAACCAAGTGCTGATTTCGTTTGGACTGGACAGTCTGGCGAAGCCATGGCTCGGTGACGAGAGTACGGCATTGTGGGCGATCATTGCTTTTGGCTTTCCGTTCATCTCAGGACTCAACTTCCTGATCTTCTACGCGTCCATCGGCAATCTGAGCCAAGATCAGATTGAAGCGGCCAAGATCGACGGCGCCAACGGCTGGCAGGTGTTGACGAGGATTCATCTTCCGCTCCTTATTCCGCAATTCAAGCTGGTTACCATTTTGACGATTATCGGAAGTCTGCAGGACTTTATTAAAATTCTGGTCATGACCGACGGCGGTCCCGGCACCGCCACGATTAATCCGGCCATTCTCATGTATAAAGCGGCGTTCGGGAGCTCTGAATACGGTTATGGCTCCGCAATCGGCGTCGCATTGTTCCTCGTTATTCTTGCGCTCACCATCTTTAACCTTAAAGTATTGAAGACGGACCATTGA